Proteins from one Podospora pseudoanserina strain CBS 124.78 chromosome 1, whole genome shotgun sequence genomic window:
- a CDS encoding hypothetical protein (COG:O; EggNog:ENOG503P0FU) produces MAMATLSPLLNNQTSTPVSPVVTTTGGGPPELSDIDYLREVLGQQQPPDGKTEADIQSELADKAAALGIELPIEGGARLTVEEQLSGGESDGAFTRQHGRTVSSTSSNETVDSGSGSHASRHSIVLPATLTESAARRRSRSLTFSQYEKYLGQINPALDQPKFMRLQHDKTERSAGILVRSGTRKGVMDLKRSIASRLKRRRATPSSPTPIPCICCREDFSRENNTLQTLPCGHTYCQDCLEVMIAQSTSDESKMPPRCCTQPIPTPIIKNVLPRDKQQLFLKAVQQYSTPWENRIFCPNTTCGEFIPPTSKIDPKHPFEAVCRYCRTRVCVMCKRNAHRLGQDCPSDRELDAVLKIGECSGWRRCYKCRTLVELAQGCTHITCRCKAQFCYICGAVWDPCVGCPNFCNGEEELERRRVAEEARLAELEAEELAREKLAEQEEMERQERERRTLDNVEFRMLKREQEAEMHRFRAFELGAKQKMKERHSKKRMALGEKYDELTEKMRERHAKTEQHLEDRQVLAEFELLASLEEKEKKIRLKLKYMEDYCSGRHRPSASELSADPEERKMPRREITMKDREQLRQQYCIRDGMERKHQSQINVLREKQAKALEELIGRHEKEMDALMDRRAEEIEDLAVEFANEEEEMVGVFRERRRRLEWKWELEMEILRVRMERELGVAFVRLGGPKWPEEQQLVLQQQQIVAEHEQQQEYILPVVAGMESITVDEVQVEPEAEVGIAK; encoded by the exons ATGGCGATGGCTACCCTGTCGCCCCTCCTGAACAACCAAACCTCGACTCCTGTCAGCCCtgtcgtcaccaccacgGGCGGTGGCCCACCCGAGTTAAGCGATATCGATTATCTCCGCGAGGTcctggggcagcagcagccacccgACGGCAAAACAGAGGCGGATATCCAGTCGGAGCTTGCTGacaaggcggcggcgttggggatAGAGCTGCCGATTGAAGGGGGGGCGAGGttgacggtggaggagcagctgTCGGGTGGTGAGTCGGATGGTGCTTTTACTAGGCAGCATGGGAGGACGGTGTCGTCGACGAGCTCGAACGAGACGGTTGACTCTGGTTCTGGTTCACATGCGTCGCGCCACTCGATAGTGCTGCCGGCAACGTTGACGGAGTCGgctgcgaggaggaggtcgaggagttTGACTTTTTCGCAGTATGAGAAGTATCTAGGCCAGATCAACCCTGCGCTGGATCAGCCCAAGTTTATGAGGCTGCAGCATGACAAGACGGAGAGGTCGGCGGGGATATTGGTTAGGTCAGggacgaggaagggggtgatggatCTCAAGAGGAGCATTGCTAGCAGGTTAAAGAGAAGGAGAGCtacaccttcctctccgaCGCCCAT CCCCTGCATCTGCTGCCGCGAAGACTTTTCCCGCgaaaacaacaccctccaaaccctcccgTGCGGCCACACCTACTGTCAAGATTGTCTTGAAGTCATGATCGCCCAGTCCACCTCGGACGAGTCCAAAATGCCTCCCCGCTGCTGCACCcagcccatccccacccccatcatcaagaacgTCCTCCCTCGTGACAAACAGCAGCTATTCCTCAAAGCGGTCCAGCAGTACTCCACCCCCTGGGAAAACCGAATCTTTtgcccaaacaccacctgcGGCGAGTTCATCCCCCCGACCTCCAAAATCGACCCGAAGCACCCCTTTGAAGCGGTGTGCAGGTACTGCCGGACGAGGGTGTGCGTCATGTGCAAACGGAACGCGCACAGGCTGGGACAGGACTGTCCGTCTGATAGGGAGCTGGACGCGGTGCTTAAGATTGGTGAATGTTccgggtggaggaggtgctaCAAGTGCCGGACGTTGGTGGAGCTGGCGCAGGGGTGCACGCATATCACCTGTCGGTGCAAGGCGCAGTTTTGTTACATTTGCGGTGCGGTCTGGGATCCGTGCGTGGGGTGTCCGAATTTTTGcaacggggaggaggagctggagcggaggagggtggcggaggaggcgaggttggcggagctggaggcggaggagctggcgagggagaagttggcggagcaggaggagatggagcggcaggagagggagaggaggacgtTGGATAATGTCGAGTTTAGGATGTTGAAAAGAGAACAAGAGGCGGAGATGCATCGTTTCAGGGCGTTCGAGCTGGGGGCGAAgcagaagatgaaggagaggcaCTCGAAAAAGAGGATGGCGCTGGGGGAGAAGTATGACGAGCTGACGGAGAAGATGAGGGAGAGGCACGCGAAGACGGAGCAGCATTTGGAGGATCGGCAGGTGCTGGCCGAGTTTGAGCTGTTGGCgagtttggaggagaaggagaagaagattagGCTGAAGCTGAAGTATATGGAGGATTATTGCAGTGGGAGGCACCGGCCGTCGGCGAGTGAGCTGAGTGCGGAtccggaggagaggaagatgccgagaCGGGAGATCACGATGAAGGATAGGGAACAGCTGAGGCAGCAGTACTGCATacgggatgggatggagaggaagcaTCAGTCGCAGATTAATGTGCTGAGGGAGAAGCAGGCGAaggcgctggaggagctgattGGACGGCatgagaaggagatggatgcgCTGATGGACAGGCGAGCGGAAGAGATTGAGGATTTGGCGGTTGAGTTTGCaaacgaggaagaagagatggTAGGGGTCTttagggagaggaggaggaggctagAGTGGAAgtgggagttggagatggagatccTTCGAGTGAGAATGGAGAGAGAGCTGGGGGTCGCCTTCGTGAGACTCGGGGGGCCAAAGTGGCCTGAGGAACAACAACTGGTcctgcagcaacagcaaatAGTAGCTGAacacgagcagcagcaggagtaCATATTGCCTgtggtggcggggatggAGAGTATCACGGTAGACGAGGTTCAGGTTGAGCCTGAAGCTGAGGTTGGGATTGCGAAGTAA